The region ATCTTTGTTTCATGGTTTCTTGGCCttttttagttttacattaTCTTTTGAAGTGGTGGGGAGACCTGTAGTGAGATTTAGAGATTTAAAAGACGTACCAATTATCTGTACTTCAATTTTTGTTGGGGAGACCTCTTGGTCATGGTTTAAATCCTTGAAAATCTCTGAAGATAGGAAAAGTTTTGTGCATTCATTTTGTTGGAGTTGGCTACTTGAATTTACACAATACAATATcagtttcaatttttattttttttaatctttttttaaaaaagtggaGTTTGATAGTTggtaaaaaactaaattttagaaTAGTTTGTCTTAAAAGTTAAAGAAATTGGCActaaatgttttattagtaCTTAAGAATACAAGCAAAGTTGTAACTATAGGAAGGTGGTTAGTTCAACGCTTAAAGCATGGCCCAAACAAACACATGGAAAATTAAAGTGAAATGTATGCATTTTTGCCCTTGTCCTTCATTTTGAAAAGTAATTTTGACATTCCAAGTTGGCGTAATGAATTGTACTGACATACAGCCATGAACTTTTAATTGTTTAGTCAAGCATGATGCATCATCatataaaaaatgaagaatCCAATAATAGCTATTGATTTTGAAGTCGATTAAGCTTCTTGTTTTTTATTCATTATGGTATTATATACAATTATTATCATTTAGTCATTTTGAAATATGGTCTATCCCCTCGCCCTATGGTCCCTATGACACCCTATCatgaaaaagtatataaaaggattaaaagcaaatggaaaaagatatatatttttcagaTTATAATGAATAATCAATTACAGTTAGAGAATGTAATTTTTTGTGTCGGATTGACCAGATATGTGGTTTGCAGTGGAGGAGCTCCTCTTTTCCTTAAACCAAAAGCCAAAGTATTGAAGATCTTGGCCTTCAAAAGTAGTAGCCAAAATAACTCTGGGGGCAGTAGTGGATCAAAGACCAAGAAGGAATCTATCAAGCTTTTTATTGTATCCCAAGGGAGTGAGGAAACGTCAGTGGAATCTCCAAGGGCACAAAATCTTCCCATTTCTTATACTTCTGAAACAGTTGACACCACCAGTGGCACTCTTGCTATACAGAAAATTTTCAAACACTGGTTGGCAATACTTCGTACACCATCCCCAGACCAGGCAACCAGTGAAACTGTTGAAGGACCATCTTCAACAGAAGCTGTTGAGCCACAAAACCTGGTGCAACAGAAAGAAAGAGGCAATATCCTACAGGCAGTTTGGAGCTATTTTGTTGGTCTGGATGCAACAATAAAGATAAATTTATTGATCTTGTAAGTATGATGACTCTCTCTCTTGTCTTTTTCAATGTGTGCAGTGTTCCATAAACTGGCTGCAGTGGGTTAATTTATTACTTGTCTTGACACAACGTTATCTCTATCTGCATAATTGGGTTAAGTCAAGACGTCAATTAGGTTCACTTACATTATAAGGGCATATCTTGTGTCTAGACACAACAGTCATGACAGTATCAGTGTATCATAGATTGTGCCATTTTGATTTTGTgtcattttctaaatttatttatgattgaTTTCTGCATTTTGGAAATATGAACTACTCCATGGGTTTCACTAGCCATCCCATTTGTGAAGGAATCAGGAACTGAGTTTTGGGATTTCTGTTATTGGAATGCAGCATCAATGCCAACATGAAATTGAGGGATGAAATTTTGATAATATTTCATCTTGATAATATATTGAGTAATTTGTTTAAATCAAATGAGTTGGTTAGTTGATTCTACCTTTTACATCTCCAACTATGGTTCTTCAGTCAATGGATTCAAATTTGGGGCTTCATGGCTCAAAGTCTTCCGGGATTGTGAAATTTGAGTATTTGCATCTTGAATGATGAATATGAGGAAATGTAATCAATGGCCATTTTTATACTTGaactattttattttgattagtatcttgaagaaattaaataatggataaagaaataaagagttAAAGACCATGGCTAAAGGATACGAATGTTGTACAGGGTAGGGTAAATTTCAGTTGCTTTTAATATatctttaatttgaactttCTTGTATTTTGCAGCGTACCCTTTTACCTGGCTGTTAATTTACTTTATGGAGCTGAAGTTTCGAAGGAGTTGATGCCATTATGGATTCTTGGACCATTTGTTGTTGCATTGTATATTAAGATGCTCCAAGGCATTTGTGCACTTTACGTATTCTGTTTCAAGCAGACAGTAAGAGTCGTCAAGAACTTCCCGACCTACTACATGTTGGCTAACGAAT is a window of Ipomoea triloba cultivar NCNSP0323 chromosome 11, ASM357664v1 DNA encoding:
- the LOC115997418 gene encoding uncharacterized protein LOC115997418 isoform X1, coding for MALATLHLQHSYKTNPFQSSSSSSGNKLTRSVTTVRYVGRKDKFTSLKCRSFYRYVVCSGGAPLFLKPKAKVLKILAFKSSSQNNSGGSSGSKTKKESIKLFIVSQGSEETSVESPRAQNLPISYTSETVDTTSGTLAIQKIFKHWLAILRTPSPDQATSETVEGPSSTEAVEPQNLVQQKERGNILQAVWSYFVGLDATIKINLLIFVPFYLAVNLLYGAEVSKELMPLWILGPFVVALYIKMLQGICALYVFCFKQTVRVVKNFPTYYMLANEYIVQGKLKEEMRARFLQPVLDIKNIDYKEVAKSRMEDLKVILAEKYLDLAESIWPYYCRAIRTLKRANLI
- the LOC115997418 gene encoding uncharacterized protein LOC115997418 isoform X2; this translates as MALATLHLQHSYKTNPFQSSSSSSGNKLTRSVTTVRYVGRKDKFTSLKCRSFYSGGAPLFLKPKAKVLKILAFKSSSQNNSGGSSGSKTKKESIKLFIVSQGSEETSVESPRAQNLPISYTSETVDTTSGTLAIQKIFKHWLAILRTPSPDQATSETVEGPSSTEAVEPQNLVQQKERGNILQAVWSYFVGLDATIKINLLIFVPFYLAVNLLYGAEVSKELMPLWILGPFVVALYIKMLQGICALYVFCFKQTVRVVKNFPTYYMLANEYIVQGKLKEEMRARFLQPVLDIKNIDYKEVAKSRMEDLKVILAEKYLDLAESIWPYYCRAIRTLKRANLI